Proteins from a single region of Chloroherpeton thalassium ATCC 35110:
- a CDS encoding extracellular solute-binding protein → MTRRISLLVAMLLSLAVFGCSGKQKEAVVVYSPHGKEMLSYFEKAFEKAHPETDVIWLDMGSQTVLDSIRTEKENPQADVWWGGPKELFETGEKLGLLVPYKPAWANEVAAEFKSASDFWYAPFQTPECIMFNSELLTKADAPQDWDELLAEKWHKKIIIRNPVQSGTMRTIFAALVAKELRRTGSLDSGYAWLKKLDKNTKSYAADPTQLYLKLSRGEALLTLWNLTDVLLQSRENNYPFGFVIPKSGTVSAIEGIGLVAGARHPKAAKLFYDFVTNRESLALQAEKFYRLPTRQDLNLEIDWMQGVTVTRLDINDSTASANQHDWMDYWQKHIRGK, encoded by the coding sequence ATGACTCGCCGAATTTCGCTACTCGTTGCCATGCTTCTTTCGCTCGCCGTTTTTGGTTGCTCGGGAAAGCAAAAAGAAGCGGTTGTGGTTTATTCGCCGCACGGCAAGGAAATGCTCAGCTATTTTGAAAAAGCCTTTGAGAAAGCGCATCCCGAAACGGATGTAATTTGGCTCGACATGGGTTCGCAAACCGTGCTGGACAGCATCCGAACCGAGAAGGAAAATCCACAGGCCGATGTGTGGTGGGGCGGCCCGAAAGAGCTGTTTGAGACGGGCGAAAAGCTCGGGTTGCTTGTGCCCTATAAGCCCGCGTGGGCAAACGAGGTCGCGGCTGAATTCAAATCCGCGTCGGATTTTTGGTACGCACCGTTTCAGACGCCCGAGTGCATCATGTTCAATTCGGAACTGCTCACGAAGGCCGACGCGCCGCAAGATTGGGACGAGCTTTTGGCGGAAAAATGGCACAAGAAAATCATCATTCGAAATCCGGTGCAATCCGGCACGATGCGCACGATTTTTGCCGCACTCGTGGCGAAGGAACTCAGGCGCACCGGCTCGCTCGATTCCGGCTATGCGTGGCTGAAAAAGTTGGACAAAAACACGAAAAGCTACGCCGCCGACCCGACCCAGCTTTACTTGAAGCTCTCGCGTGGCGAAGCCTTGCTCACGCTCTGGAACTTGACCGATGTGTTGTTGCAATCGCGTGAAAATAACTATCCGTTCGGCTTTGTGATCCCGAAGTCGGGGACGGTCTCGGCGATTGAGGGCATCGGGCTGGTGGCGGGCGCGCGCCATCCGAAGGCCGCAAAGCTTTTCTACGATTTCGTCACCAACCGCGAAAGCCTTGCCTTGCAAGCCGAAAAATTCTACCGCCTCCCCACGCGCCAAGACCTAAATCTGGAAATCGACTGGATGCAAGGCGTCACCGTCACCCGTTTGGACATCAACGACAGCACCGCCTCCGCCAATCAACACGATTGGATGGACTATTGGCAAAAGCACATTCGGGGGAAATAA
- the surE gene encoding 5'/3'-nucleotidase SurE yields MKDKSNSENDSSYEPASQTKPKILVTNDDGIDAEGIRVLAQSMQRIGDVTVVAPASPQSGMSHAMTLGRPLRIQKVYKNKKLFGYSVSGTPVDCVKVAMTHILKDRPDLVVSGINYGSNTAINILYSGTIGAAVEGRIYEIPSIAFSLTTYENADFSYAGKVARQIAKKVLEKGLPPRTLLSVNIPNVPESDIQGIVVTRQGRSCWQESMIEHHDPYGQPYYWLNGMMALYDDKLTDDEYAIRHNYVSVTPLRFDLTNYDFMESLTSWKFKK; encoded by the coding sequence ATTAAGGACAAGAGCAATTCTGAAAATGACTCATCGTATGAGCCAGCCTCGCAGACCAAACCCAAAATACTCGTAACAAACGACGACGGTATCGATGCAGAAGGGATTCGCGTTTTGGCGCAATCTATGCAAAGAATTGGCGATGTAACCGTTGTTGCTCCTGCTTCACCGCAAAGTGGCATGAGCCACGCCATGACACTCGGACGCCCGCTGCGCATCCAAAAAGTGTATAAAAATAAGAAATTATTTGGCTATTCGGTTTCTGGCACGCCGGTTGATTGCGTGAAAGTGGCCATGACACACATTTTGAAAGACCGACCTGATCTGGTGGTTAGCGGGATTAATTATGGTAGCAACACAGCCATCAACATTTTGTATTCCGGCACAATTGGCGCTGCGGTGGAAGGGCGTATCTACGAGATTCCATCCATCGCCTTTTCTTTGACCACTTACGAAAACGCCGATTTTTCTTACGCGGGAAAAGTCGCCAGGCAAATTGCCAAGAAAGTGTTAGAAAAAGGCTTGCCGCCGCGCACGCTTTTGTCGGTGAATATTCCGAATGTTCCCGAATCTGACATTCAAGGCATTGTGGTTACACGGCAAGGCCGCTCGTGTTGGCAGGAATCCATGATTGAGCATCACGATCCCTACGGGCAGCCGTACTACTGGCTCAATGGCATGATGGCACTTTACGACGACAAATTGACCGACGACGAATACGCCATTCGCCACAATTACGTTTCGGTTACGCCGCTTCGTTTTGATTTGACGAATTACGACTTTATGGAGTCTTTAACATCATGGAAATTCAAAAAATAA
- a CDS encoding sialidase family protein, whose product MTRFRITFFIIMLAIFFAENASAQVKKTPIDLRKYALTKSESSNPTSNSASQICHDSLAGKVWLGTNDGLNVSSNGGQSFSDITIFQRFNENGIYGLDAKNDTIWASTAYVSDAENNPTTGDGMTASFDGGQTWRSFAQPLDAEDDTTVQYGNRMISALPVTVSEQNVIYDMAIGPAQGMVWAATWSGGIRRTQDNGQTWQRVVLPPTGWQTISPDDDCDFSLAPAVGSSGHLVFLGFSAHVAGDGSVWVGTVDGICRSNDAVSDAPSWTKYNDSYGGLSGNWVTAIESQPTEDSQLGTIWAATWPAEGSSEFYAASYTKDGGLSWKTALDGEKLYDFAFSGDTVYAVGPNGLFISPDNGDSWMFKRNLVDAEDSQKSVVSTASFYAVETEPIAGGGTRLWVGTGDGTAISEDGGKTWRLLRAEPEVESVEKPFAYPNPFSPKIDGVVRLRYKLSKSGSVTIRIFDFSMKPVCTVLSGGFRNAQQEYEETWNGKTSFGARVANGVYFYRIEQSGEEARWGKILVLE is encoded by the coding sequence ATGACGCGTTTCCGAATCACTTTTTTCATCATCATGCTGGCGATTTTTTTTGCAGAAAACGCGAGCGCGCAAGTAAAAAAGACGCCGATCGATTTGCGAAAATATGCGCTGACGAAATCAGAGAGCAGCAATCCGACCTCGAACAGCGCGAGTCAAATTTGCCACGACTCGCTGGCTGGGAAAGTTTGGCTCGGCACAAACGACGGCTTGAATGTTTCCAGCAACGGTGGCCAATCGTTTTCCGACATCACCATTTTTCAGCGGTTTAATGAAAACGGGATTTACGGCTTGGACGCAAAAAACGACACGATTTGGGCATCGACGGCGTATGTTTCCGACGCGGAAAATAACCCGACGACCGGCGACGGCATGACGGCCTCGTTCGACGGCGGGCAAACATGGCGAAGCTTCGCCCAACCGCTGGATGCGGAGGACGACACGACCGTGCAATACGGCAACCGAATGATTTCAGCCTTGCCCGTCACCGTGTCGGAGCAAAATGTCATTTACGATATGGCAATCGGCCCCGCGCAAGGCATGGTTTGGGCGGCGACTTGGTCGGGCGGCATTCGCCGGACGCAGGATAACGGGCAGACTTGGCAGCGCGTGGTGTTGCCGCCAACGGGTTGGCAAACGATTTCCCCCGACGACGATTGTGATTTTTCGCTTGCGCCGGCGGTTGGTTCAAGCGGCCATTTGGTGTTTTTGGGATTTTCGGCGCATGTCGCGGGTGATGGCTCGGTTTGGGTTGGCACGGTGGATGGAATCTGCCGCTCGAACGACGCCGTTTCGGACGCGCCAAGCTGGACGAAGTATAACGATTCTTATGGCGGACTTTCGGGAAATTGGGTCACAGCAATTGAATCTCAACCCACCGAAGATTCACAACTGGGCACAATTTGGGCGGCAACTTGGCCAGCGGAAGGCAGTAGCGAATTTTATGCGGCGTCTTACACAAAAGACGGCGGGCTTTCTTGGAAAACTGCGCTCGACGGCGAAAAGCTTTACGATTTCGCTTTTAGCGGCGACACGGTTTATGCCGTTGGGCCGAACGGCCTTTTCATTTCACCCGATAACGGCGATTCGTGGATGTTCAAAAGAAATCTGGTGGATGCGGAAGATTCTCAAAAATCGGTGGTGAGCACGGCCTCGTTCTACGCGGTGGAAACAGAGCCGATTGCGGGCGGCGGCACGCGGCTTTGGGTTGGCACAGGCGATGGAACGGCCATTTCTGAAGACGGCGGCAAAACTTGGCGCTTACTTCGCGCAGAACCTGAGGTTGAGAGCGTGGAAAAACCGTTTGCTTATCCAAACCCGTTTTCGCCAAAAATCGACGGCGTGGTTCGCTTGCGCTACAAGCTAAGCAAGTCTGGCTCAGTCACAATTCGGATTTTCGATTTTTCCATGAAGCCCGTTTGCACTGTGCTAAGCGGCGGTTTCCGAAACGCACAGCAAGAGTATGAAGAAACCTGGAACGGAAAAACCTCGTTTGGCGCACGCGTTGCTAATGGCGTTTATTTTTACAGAATTGAACAGAGCGGCGAAGAAGCGCGCTGGGGAAAGATTTTGGTGCTGGAATAA
- the bshC gene encoding bacillithiol biosynthesis cysteine-adding enzyme BshC, whose protein sequence is MQSYSIPFHSISEGGKQFSQLFLDYTSNTLATDALISQFYQHDYRNPAHLSAQIQTVSGRTYQRPELVLELTRQNQLFGSGPKTFERIQSLLSKKTLAVVTGQQVGFLTGPVYTIYKTLSAIVLTEKWHEHYPDFEFVPVFWLESEDHDYEEISHVSLLKGNSLERFSYSEASYQALSSAGATQITPEFLDWLGKEILEAFPESDYKQKMLTLVRESYKEGVSYEMAFATLLARLFYDEGLIIVSSHPKGFKTLAKSVFIRELETFPASSQNIIAQSARLEESGYDAQAKPRPINLYFFQENQRLKIEPRRQGSVELLPGKTTFSQHEMLEFAHSAPELFSPNVVLRPIVQDTVLPTVAYVAGPGEISYFGQFLRNYQFFNIPMPIIYPRASLSLLEPKISRVFEKSARILNEKEISGSLSRFYQNSQQFINELLLAASTVDIEDEATTAIQGLSDIFKKFGLKLSEIDPTLAQSVEKVMQSTLNQVENLKSKTIKAEKQRHNDLIAQIEKSRDNLLPGGVLQERVLNGFHFFNKFDTTLIKLLKELLLTKAFDKHLIVPL, encoded by the coding sequence TTGCAAAGCTACTCAATTCCATTCCACAGCATCAGCGAAGGCGGGAAACAGTTTTCGCAATTATTTCTTGATTACACTTCCAATACACTTGCCACGGATGCGCTAATCTCGCAATTTTACCAGCACGATTATCGCAATCCGGCGCACCTTTCTGCCCAAATACAAACGGTTAGCGGGCGAACGTATCAGCGCCCGGAACTTGTCTTGGAGCTAACGCGGCAAAACCAATTGTTTGGCTCGGGCCCGAAAACATTTGAGCGCATTCAATCGCTGCTTTCCAAAAAAACGCTGGCGGTTGTCACGGGTCAGCAAGTTGGCTTTTTGACAGGTCCCGTCTACACCATTTATAAAACGCTTTCGGCGATTGTGCTGACTGAAAAATGGCATGAGCACTATCCCGATTTTGAGTTCGTCCCTGTTTTTTGGCTCGAGTCTGAAGATCACGATTATGAGGAAATTTCGCATGTTTCTTTGCTAAAGGGAAATTCGCTCGAGCGGTTTTCCTATTCAGAAGCTTCCTACCAAGCGCTGAGTAGCGCGGGTGCAACGCAAATCACGCCTGAGTTTTTGGATTGGCTTGGCAAGGAAATTTTGGAAGCGTTTCCCGAATCGGACTACAAGCAAAAAATGCTCACGCTCGTTCGTGAAAGCTATAAAGAAGGCGTTTCTTACGAAATGGCGTTCGCAACGCTTTTGGCTCGACTGTTTTATGACGAAGGGCTGATCATTGTTTCCAGTCATCCAAAAGGGTTCAAAACGCTGGCAAAGTCCGTTTTTATTCGCGAATTGGAAACATTTCCGGCAAGCTCGCAAAACATTATTGCACAAAGCGCGCGACTCGAAGAAAGTGGCTACGACGCGCAGGCAAAACCCAGGCCGATTAATTTGTACTTTTTTCAAGAAAATCAGCGCTTGAAAATCGAGCCGCGCCGGCAAGGTTCGGTAGAGCTTTTGCCAGGCAAAACAACTTTTAGCCAACACGAAATGCTCGAATTTGCGCACTCCGCGCCGGAGCTTTTCAGCCCAAATGTCGTTTTACGCCCGATTGTGCAAGACACCGTATTGCCGACGGTTGCCTATGTAGCAGGACCAGGTGAAATCTCTTATTTCGGACAGTTTTTGCGGAACTATCAGTTTTTCAATATTCCGATGCCCATCATTTATCCGCGAGCCAGTTTATCGTTGTTAGAGCCTAAAATTTCGCGCGTTTTTGAAAAGTCGGCACGGATTCTAAACGAAAAGGAAATTTCAGGCAGCTTATCGCGATTTTATCAAAATTCGCAGCAGTTTATTAACGAGCTTTTGCTTGCGGCGTCCACTGTGGATATTGAAGACGAAGCCACAACCGCCATTCAAGGACTGAGCGACATTTTCAAAAAGTTTGGGCTAAAACTTTCGGAAATAGATCCGACTTTGGCGCAAAGTGTTGAAAAGGTGATGCAAAGTACGCTCAATCAAGTCGAAAACTTGAAGTCGAAAACCATCAAGGCAGAAAAACAACGACACAACGATCTCATCGCCCAAATTGAAAAAAGCCGCGATAACTTGTTGCCAGGCGGCGTTTTGCAAGAGCGCGTTCTCAATGGGTTTCATTTTTTCAATAAGTTCGACACCACCCTGATTAAGCTGCTCAAAGAGTTGCTGTTAACCAAAGCCTTCGATAAGCATCTCATTGTTCCACTTTAG
- the yajC gene encoding preprotein translocase subunit YajC yields MNTLTGFFAFLLFAPPSGGEQTNPFVQLIPLALIFVVFYFFLIRPQQKKQKERESLLETIKKGDRVVTIGGIHGTVAGIDSDKKTVLVQVSDTVKLKFDKSAISSIEKTETGEKLQPND; encoded by the coding sequence ATGAATACACTTACAGGATTTTTCGCTTTTCTCCTTTTTGCACCACCAAGCGGGGGCGAGCAAACCAACCCGTTCGTCCAGCTTATTCCACTCGCGCTTATTTTTGTCGTCTTCTATTTTTTCTTGATTCGTCCGCAGCAGAAAAAACAAAAAGAGCGGGAGTCGCTTTTGGAAACAATTAAAAAAGGCGACCGCGTGGTAACCATCGGCGGCATTCACGGCACTGTGGCCGGCATCGATTCAGACAAAAAAACCGTGCTGGTGCAAGTGAGCGACACCGTAAAGCTCAAGTTTGACAAAAGCGCCATTTCGAGCATTGAAAAAACCGAAACAGGCGAAAAACTTCAGCCTAACGACTAA
- the tsaD gene encoding tRNA (adenosine(37)-N6)-threonylcarbamoyltransferase complex transferase subunit TsaD — MNILGIETSCDETSAAVLKNGLVASNIISSQLCHSEFGGVVPELASREHDRMVVTVVEAALNAANIKKTELDFIAATAGPGLIGAVLVGLSFGQALGFSLGKPFIPINHIDAHIFSSFINDGTQHTFPAFPFVSLTVSGGHTMLCLVHDDLRIEPLGSTIDDAAGEAFDKTGKMLGLNYPAGPVIDKLAQTGDPNFHQFPQALTAQSKTGNDYKANLDFSFSGLKTSVLRYLSGQKPEFIQAHLNDICASIQEAITSVLVRKTILAAEQSGVRTISVTGGVSANSELRRKFEAASKAHGFSLHIPKPVYSTDNAAMIATLAHLKAERGLIEPCAYNAPAFAGYEKMKVFRAR, encoded by the coding sequence ATGAATATCTTAGGTATTGAAACCAGTTGCGACGAAACTTCGGCTGCCGTGCTGAAAAACGGGCTGGTTGCGTCAAATATCATCAGCTCGCAGCTTTGCCACAGCGAGTTTGGCGGCGTGGTGCCGGAACTAGCTTCACGCGAACACGACCGAATGGTGGTCACGGTGGTTGAAGCTGCGCTAAATGCTGCCAATATAAAGAAAACCGAATTGGATTTCATAGCCGCAACTGCCGGACCAGGCCTGATTGGCGCCGTCTTGGTTGGCTTGAGTTTTGGGCAAGCGCTCGGGTTTTCGCTCGGCAAACCGTTCATCCCGATTAACCACATCGACGCGCATATTTTTTCAAGCTTTATTAACGACGGCACGCAACACACTTTTCCTGCGTTTCCGTTCGTCTCGCTCACGGTTTCGGGCGGCCATACCATGCTTTGCTTGGTTCATGACGATTTGCGCATCGAACCGCTTGGCAGCACCATTGACGACGCCGCCGGCGAAGCGTTCGACAAAACTGGAAAAATGCTCGGCCTGAACTATCCAGCAGGCCCCGTCATCGATAAACTCGCGCAAACCGGCGATCCGAATTTTCATCAATTTCCACAAGCCCTAACGGCGCAATCTAAAACCGGCAATGATTACAAAGCCAATCTCGATTTTAGCTTTTCCGGCCTTAAAACATCGGTCTTGCGCTATTTGAGCGGACAAAAGCCGGAATTTATCCAAGCGCATTTGAATGATATTTGCGCCTCGATTCAAGAAGCGATTACGAGCGTGTTGGTTAGAAAAACGATTTTGGCGGCTGAGCAATCCGGTGTTCGCACGATTTCTGTGACGGGCGGCGTGAGCGCCAACTCCGAGCTACGCCGCAAGTTTGAGGCGGCCTCTAAAGCGCACGGCTTTTCGCTGCATATTCCCAAGCCGGTTTATTCCACCGATAACGCCGCAATGATTGCAACGCTTGCGCATCTCAAAGCCGAACGCGGCCTGATTGAACCCTGCGCCTACAATGCGCCGGCCTTTGCTGGATACGAAAAAATGAAAGTCTTTCGCGCGCGTTGA
- the carA gene encoding glutamine-hydrolyzing carbamoyl-phosphate synthase small subunit, with the protein MKMAKAKLVLENGAVFEGTAFGLIGETSGEVVFNTSHTGYQEILTDPSYAGQMVVMTYPLMGNYGANEYDIESSKIWASGLIVSELSEIYSNHEAEFSLDEYLHSQGVMGIDNIDTRKLVRMLRTEGAMRGVISCAELGDDELLKKAKSIPEMTGQDLASKVTTPASYSAPAEEEHAKFHVVAYDYGIKRNILRMLTAAGCTVTVVSAQTPAHRVLALKPDGIFLSNGPGDPDAVKYAIESIKELSETTENGKHIPMFGICLGHQLLSLAFGAKTFKLKFGHHGSNHPVKNLLTGSIEITAQNHGFAVDPNSMPENLELTHLNLYDNTVAGMRHKELPVFCVQYHPEASPGPHDSHYLFKQFIGMMEEAKA; encoded by the coding sequence CTGAAAATGGCTAAAGCTAAGCTTGTACTTGAAAACGGGGCTGTTTTTGAAGGAACGGCCTTCGGGTTGATTGGAGAAACTTCCGGCGAAGTGGTTTTCAACACCTCGCACACCGGCTATCAAGAAATTCTGACCGACCCGTCCTACGCGGGGCAAATGGTTGTAATGACCTATCCGCTAATGGGAAACTACGGCGCGAACGAATACGACATTGAATCATCCAAGATTTGGGCGTCGGGACTGATCGTCAGTGAACTTTCAGAAATTTATAGCAACCACGAAGCGGAGTTCAGCCTCGATGAATATTTGCATTCGCAAGGTGTGATGGGCATTGACAATATTGATACGCGCAAGCTCGTGCGAATGCTCAGAACCGAAGGCGCCATGCGCGGCGTGATTTCTTGCGCGGAATTGGGCGATGACGAACTGCTCAAAAAAGCAAAAAGCATCCCTGAAATGACCGGTCAAGATTTGGCCAGCAAAGTAACCACGCCTGCCAGCTACTCGGCTCCTGCTGAAGAAGAACATGCCAAATTTCATGTGGTTGCCTACGATTATGGCATTAAGCGGAACATTTTGCGCATGCTCACCGCCGCTGGTTGCACGGTAACTGTGGTGAGTGCTCAAACACCGGCTCATCGCGTTTTGGCGCTCAAGCCGGATGGCATTTTTCTTTCCAACGGCCCTGGCGACCCAGACGCCGTGAAATATGCCATCGAATCCATCAAAGAACTTTCCGAAACGACTGAAAACGGCAAGCATATTCCGATGTTTGGCATTTGCTTGGGGCATCAACTGCTCTCGCTCGCATTCGGCGCGAAAACATTCAAGCTCAAATTCGGGCATCACGGTAGCAATCATCCGGTGAAAAATCTTTTGACCGGCAGCATCGAAATTACCGCACAAAATCACGGCTTTGCCGTCGACCCGAATTCCATGCCGGAAAATCTGGAACTCACACATTTGAACCTGTATGACAACACCGTTGCCGGAATGCGCCACAAGGAATTGCCGGTTTTCTGTGTGCAATACCACCCGGAAGCCTCGCCCGGCCCGCACGATTCACATTACTTGTTCAAACAGTTTATTGGAATGATGGAAGAAGCAAAAGCCTAA
- a CDS encoding YhdH/YhfP family quinone oxidoreductase: MSMKKSFKAMIVEESPKGEFQRSIGEKTIDALPEGEVLIKVHYSSLNYKDALSATGNKGVTKSYPHTPGVDAVGTVETCTKGNFQPGDAVIATGYDLGMNTSGGFAEYIRVPADWVVGLPKELSMKACMSFGTAGLTAAISVYRLQEAGLKPKDGEILVTGATGGVGSLAVAILAKEGYSVVAATGKASEHEFLKSLGASRILDRSEVTDSSKRPLLKGLWAGAIDTVGGEVLTTTIRSTKQTGTVTCCGNVASPNISLTVYPFILRGVRLQGIDAASTPLALREKMWQKLAKDWQFPQLEKMVTEITLDELSEQIDLILQAKIRGRVLVKIA; encoded by the coding sequence ATGAGCATGAAAAAATCATTTAAAGCCATGATTGTTGAAGAATCGCCGAAAGGTGAATTTCAACGAAGCATCGGCGAGAAAACAATAGATGCGCTTCCCGAAGGCGAAGTGCTGATAAAAGTGCATTACTCTTCACTCAATTACAAAGACGCGCTTTCTGCAACGGGCAATAAAGGCGTCACAAAATCCTATCCTCACACGCCAGGCGTCGATGCTGTTGGAACAGTCGAAACTTGCACAAAGGGAAATTTTCAGCCCGGAGATGCCGTGATTGCCACAGGCTACGATCTCGGCATGAATACTTCCGGCGGTTTTGCGGAGTACATTCGCGTTCCCGCAGATTGGGTGGTCGGCCTTCCAAAAGAACTTTCCATGAAAGCGTGCATGTCGTTCGGCACAGCTGGTTTAACGGCGGCGATCTCGGTTTATCGGCTGCAAGAGGCCGGACTCAAACCGAAAGACGGAGAAATTTTGGTTACCGGCGCGACGGGCGGCGTTGGCAGCCTTGCGGTCGCCATTTTGGCAAAAGAAGGCTACTCGGTCGTGGCGGCTACGGGAAAGGCAAGCGAGCATGAGTTTTTAAAATCACTCGGGGCAAGCCGAATTTTGGATCGTTCGGAAGTTACGGATAGTTCAAAAAGGCCATTGTTGAAAGGACTTTGGGCGGGTGCAATTGACACGGTCGGTGGCGAGGTTTTAACCACGACAATTCGCTCAACCAAACAAACCGGCACGGTCACTTGCTGTGGAAATGTCGCTTCACCAAATATTTCCCTTACGGTTTATCCATTTATTTTGCGAGGCGTTCGGTTGCAAGGCATCGATGCGGCAAGCACGCCGCTGGCGCTTCGTGAAAAAATGTGGCAGAAGCTTGCGAAAGATTGGCAGTTCCCTCAGCTTGAAAAAATGGTGACGGAAATTACGCTTGACGAGCTGAGCGAGCAGATTGATTTAATCTTGCAAGCGAAAATCAGAGGGCGGGTTTTGGTGAAAATCGCTTGA